CGAGTACGCCGCGGCGGCCTTCGAGACGATGGGCTGGGAGGAGTTCGCCCGCGTCGTCGTCTTCGCCGGCCACGCCAGCCAGACCGCGAACAATCCGTTCGACTCCAGCCTCGACTGCGGGGCCTGCGCCGGCAACCCCGGCGGCCCCAACGCCCGCGTCCTCGCGACAATCTGCAACGACGAGGACGTCAGAGCCGAACTCCGCGAGCGCGGGATCGAGATCCCCGAGGACACCGTCTTCGTCGCCGGCGAACACAACACCACCACCGACGAGGCCGAACTGTTCGACGACGCGGTCCCCGAAAGTCACACCGAGGACATTGCGCAGTTGCGCGCCGATCTGGAGACCGCCCGCGCCGGCGCGGCCGCCGAACGCGCCGGGGACATGGGCGCAGGCGAGGACGCCGGCGTCCGCGAGGTCGAGCGCCGCGCCGCCGACTGGGCCGAGACCCGCCCCGAGTGGGGGCTGGCCGGCAACGCCGGCTTCGTCGTCGGCCCGCGCGACCTCACCGAGGATCTGGATCTGGACGGTCGGTCGTTCCTCCACTCCTACGACTGGCGGACCGACGACGACGGCGACGCGCTCGAAGCCATCGTGACCGGCCCGCTGGTCGTCACGCAGTGGATCAACACGCAGTACTACTTCGCCACCGTCGACACCGGCGTCTACGGTAGCGGCTCGAAGGTCACGCACAACCCCGTCGGCAACGTCGGCGTCTACCAGGGCAACGGCGGTGACCTGCTGACCGGCCTCCCGCTCCAGTCGCTGAAGGCCGCCGACGACGAACCGTACCACCAGCCCCTGCGGCTCTCGACCGTGATCCACGCGCCGGTCGAGCGCGTCACCGAGGTCCTCGCCGACCACGATGAGGTGACCGAACTGCTCGACAACGGCTGGCTCTCGCTGACCGTCGTCGACCCCGAACAGGACCACCGCGCGTTCCACTACGACGGCGAGTTGACCTGGACCGGTCACGAGGAAGCGGTGGCGACGGCGACCCAGAACCCGACCGCCGAGGCGTCCACCGAAGCGACCGCCGACGACTGATTCCTGGCTCGGGTTCGCTCATCGTCGGAACCAGTCCGTTGGCCGACATCACGGCCGTCGCCGGTCTGCAACGCTTATGCCGCTCTCGGCACTGAGTACCAGCATGACTGGCGATCGTGTCACGGTATCACTCACGGAGGAGGCACAGTCGGCGCTGGAAGATCTCACCGAACGGACCGACGAGAACCGCAGCGAGGTCATCCGCGAGGCGATCTCCTTCTACGCGGCGAACTTCGAGTCGGCGCGGACGAGCGACAGCGACGACCTCCAGACGTACTACCGGATGCTGACGACCGGCGAACACGTGTTGCTCGACGTCGACCTGCTCCACGCCTTTCTGGACAACGTCGAGGGCGAGGACGGACCGGACCCGGAGTTTCTGGAGACCGTCGACAGGGTCGCCGACTACCACACACAGGAGTACGCACAGCGGTTCGACTCGCTCGGGGAGATCCTGGAGTGGCTCTCCTTCTGTGGGTTCCTGACGGTCCGGGAGACCCAGGGGGACAGCTATCAGGTCGTCTTCCCCTCCGAGTCGGTTCGCTGGTTCATGACGCGGTTCATCCAGGGGAGCATCGCCGACCTGCCCTTCGAGGTCGAGATCGAAGAGAGCGTCTCCAAAGTGTTACTGAAAGAGTGTGAGCCCTGACGCCGCCTTCTTATGTGTTCATACAACTGATGACCCGGATGCACACACATCTCAA
This Halorientalis sp. IM1011 DNA region includes the following protein-coding sequences:
- a CDS encoding ribbon-helix-helix protein, CopG family, whose product is MTGDRVTVSLTEEAQSALEDLTERTDENRSEVIREAISFYAANFESARTSDSDDLQTYYRMLTTGEHVLLDVDLLHAFLDNVEGEDGPDPEFLETVDRVADYHTQEYAQRFDSLGEILEWLSFCGFLTVRETQGDSYQVVFPSESVRWFMTRFIQGSIADLPFEVEIEESVSKVLLKECEP